The following coding sequences lie in one Leucobacter allii genomic window:
- a CDS encoding CNNM domain-containing protein, with product MSWWLVTLITIALIVASAFFVIVEFALLAARRHRLEAEAGRSRSARAALRSMNELTVLLAFAQLGITICTFLLGAVTKPAIDYALSPVFARWGLPEALADVSAFVIALVVVTFLHLVIGEMAPKSWAIAHPETAAKATAVLARGMTWPLRPFLLWINRIANRLVAASGVEPVEKAAAGGQDADTIRELVAHSRAAGALDGQYADPIARTIALSTLTVGEIAETDAAPTAVPATATVAELQAAAAASGHLRILIGDGPECRVAHVRDTLTAAPSTPAASVARRPFVLPPGTSATEALASMRAAREQLAVVVDAGRLIGVVTLDDLLGEILPGSADGPEGAAREPLPA from the coding sequence ATGAGCTGGTGGCTGGTGACGCTCATCACCATCGCGCTCATCGTGGCGAGCGCCTTCTTCGTGATCGTCGAGTTCGCGCTGCTCGCGGCGCGGCGCCACCGGCTGGAGGCCGAAGCGGGGCGGAGCCGGTCGGCCCGCGCCGCGCTCCGCAGCATGAACGAGCTCACGGTGCTGCTCGCCTTCGCCCAGCTCGGGATCACCATCTGCACCTTCCTCCTCGGCGCCGTGACCAAGCCCGCGATCGACTACGCGCTGTCTCCGGTCTTCGCCCGGTGGGGGCTGCCCGAGGCGCTCGCCGACGTGAGCGCGTTCGTGATCGCCCTCGTCGTCGTGACCTTCCTCCACCTCGTGATCGGCGAGATGGCGCCGAAGTCCTGGGCGATCGCGCACCCCGAGACGGCCGCGAAGGCGACCGCGGTGCTGGCGCGCGGCATGACCTGGCCGCTGCGGCCGTTCCTGCTGTGGATCAACCGCATCGCGAACCGCCTCGTCGCCGCCTCGGGCGTGGAGCCCGTGGAGAAGGCGGCCGCGGGCGGGCAGGACGCAGACACGATCCGCGAGCTCGTCGCCCACTCCCGGGCCGCGGGCGCCCTCGACGGGCAGTACGCCGACCCCATCGCCCGGACGATCGCGCTGAGCACGCTCACCGTCGGCGAGATCGCCGAGACGGACGCTGCGCCGACCGCGGTGCCCGCGACCGCCACGGTCGCCGAGCTGCAGGCCGCCGCGGCGGCGTCGGGGCATCTGCGCATCCTCATCGGAGACGGGCCGGAGTGCCGGGTCGCCCACGTGCGCGACACGCTGACGGCGGCTCCGTCGACGCCCGCGGCGAGCGTCGCCCGCCGGCCGTTCGTCCTGCCGCCCGGCACCTCGGCCACCGAGGCGCTGGCGAGCATGCGGGCCGCGCGCGAGCAGCTCGCGGTGGTCGTCGACGCGGGGCGCCTCATCGGCGTGGTCACGCTGGACGATCTGCTCGGCGAGATCCTCCCCGGGTCCGCCGACGGACCGGAGGGCGCCGCCCGGGAGCCCCTGCCCGCCTGA